In the genome of Arthrobacter alpinus, the window CCAACTCCTTCGACCTGAACAACAATTCGCTCATCCTCAGTACCAGCCAGGCCACCTTCTTGCAGGCTTTCCCGAGACAGTACGACGGCGGAATCCCCACGTCCACCGGCATCGGGCTTCTGTACGACCCCGAGGACTTCATTGTTGATGCCGCAGCGGCAACCCGCGGCTGGGAAGCCCTGCTGCCGAGGAATCCACGGTTTGCCTACAACGTCTCCCATACGGGGCACGCTAGTCCGGAGATCAATCCCGAGCTCTACCGGACGGCGTTGAGCGTGGTGCTGGATCAGCTTGACCCGCCCCCGATGACCTCCAAGCCGGTCCAGCCGATCTTCTAGCGCGAACCGCACGTCAGCGTGGATCAACACAAAGGGCAACCCTCGTTAGCGGCGTTGAGTTTGTGCCAGCAGTTCCTCGAAGGGCAGCGACGTCATCTCGCTCATTTCTCGCTGGGCACGCTTTTCCTTGTGGTCCACGAACACTGCCTGCGGCCCCTCCTGTGCAGAACCCTTCGCAGATCCGGCCGAAGCACCGATGGCCAGCACGGCGGCCAACTCCCCCGCACCCTGGCTAATGCGGCGTTCGAGCGTGTTGCTACCGGCGCCACCCCAGTCCTCGGGCGATGCGTAGATGGCCGTGGGCATGGTGTTGGCGCGAAGGTAGCTGAACAGCGGCCGGATGGACATGTCCAGGACCAGTGAGTGGCGCGATGACCCTCCCGTGGCACCAAACAGCACGGGCATGCCGTCAAGGAACTTCGGGTCCAGCACATCGAAGAAGGACTTGAACAGCCCACTGTAGGAGGCGCTGAAGGTAGGGGTCACGGCAATCATGGCGTCCGCGGCTTCAACACGCTTAACCACCTCGGCAAGCGCGGGCCCTGCATATCCGGAGACCATGTTGTTGGCGATGTCCGTGGCGTAGTTGCGCAGGTCAATCACGTCCAGGACGGCCGTAACACCCATTGCCTGCAGCTGCGACTGGACCTCGGCGCCCAACTGATCCGCCAACATGCGGGTGGAGGAAGGGACGCCGAGACCTGCCGAAATGACTACTACGGTACGCTGCATTATGACTCCTTAGTTCATGCGTTTGCATCTAACTGAGTCAACAGCGCCCTCGCCGCAGTTATTCCCCGGTGCTTGTGTGGTGGGCCTTGACGGGGTGCCCGTGGGTATCGGTGTGGCGGGCCGCAGCGATTTCATTGATCCGGCCTCGACTGAGGTACCAGCCAATGATGAGTGCCGGAATGATCACAACCACAGAGCCAATGGTCCAGGTTCCAACCGGGCTGTCGAACGCCATCAGAACCAGCACGGCCAGCAGGAACGCCAGTGTCAGGTAGCCGGTGTACGGGGCGCCGATCATCCGGAATGCCGGGCGAACAGCCTGCCCCTTTTGCGTCAGCCGGAACAGCGCCAGCTGGCAGAGCACGATCATGCCCCACGAGGCGATGATGCCCAAAGCGGCCATGTTCAAAACAATCTCGAACGCCTGGGCAGGAACCACGGCGTTCAAGATGACACCAAGGAACGCTACCGCGGCCGTGAGCAGGATGCCACCATAAGGGACGCCGCTCTTGTTAAGTTTGGCCGTGAACTTCGGCGCCGAACCGGACAACGCCATGGAGCGCAGGATACGGCCCGTGGAATACAGCCCGGCGTTCAGAGAGGACAGTGCCGCGGTCAAGACCACCAGGTTCATGATGGAGTCGATCCCCTCAACACCGATGGAGCCGAAGAAGGTCACGAACGGACTCTCCCCAGCCTTGTACGCGGTGTACGGCAGCAGCAGTGAAAGCAGAACAAGCGAACCAACGTAGAAGACGGCAATGCGGATGATGACCGTGTTGATGGCCTTCGGCATGACCTTTTCGGGGTTCTGGGTTTCACCGGCCGCCGTACCAATCAACTCAATCGATGCGTACGCAAACACCACGCCCTGCATGACCACAACCACCGGCAGGAGCCCATTCGGGAAGAATCCGCCATTGTCAGTAATCAGGCTGAAGCCGACCTGCTGACCCTCAACGGGGGTTCCGAAGATGACGAAATACGTGCCAACCAGCAGGAAGGAAACCAGTGCCACCACCTTGATCAGCGCAAACCAGAATTCCAATTCACCAAAGACCTTGACCGAAACCAGGTTCAGCCCCAGCACCAGCAACAAGGCACCGAGCGCCCACACCCACTGCGGCACGGACCCGATCCACGGAACATATTTGGAGAAGAAGTGCATGTAAAGCGCGACGGCGGTGATGTCAACGATCGCTGTCATGGCCCAGTTCAGCCAGTACAACCAGCCGGAGACGAAGGCGGCCTTCTCACCGAAAAACTCACGTGCGTACGAGACAAACGAACCCGAGGAGGGCCGGTGAATAACCAGCTCACCCAGCGCCCGCAGGATCAGGAAGGCAAAGAAACCACAAACCGCGTAGCTAAACATCAGCGCCGGGCCCGCTCCGGCCAAGCGCCCACCGGCGCCCATGAACAGCCCGGTACCGATGGCGCCACCAATGGCGATCATCTGGATCTGGCGGGACTTCAGGCCCTTGTGCAGCCCGGCGTCCTCAGCCGTCAATGCTGCGTTGGGCGTATCTTGAACCAAGTCAGAAGTTTTTGTTTTTTCCGTGTGTTGCATGGTGGAAATCCTTTTCGTGAGGCGCCGCCGGCATCATTGCCGTGCAGCAGTGTCAGTCGCCCAGATTGGCGAGGTGTTCCGGTCGCAATAATTCATTGAGTTGTTCGGCGGTGAGCAGCTTGTGCTCCAGGACGAGCTCGGCAACACCTCGTCCGGTGGCCAGCGCCTCAAGGGCAATGGCCGTTGAGGTGGTGTAGCCCAGACGCGGGTTGAGCGCAGTGACCAGGCCGATGGAGTGTTCCACCTGGGCCCGCAGCTTGTCCTCGTGGGCGGTGATGCCGCGGATGCACTTGTCTGCCAGGGTGATGCACGCAGCCTCAAGGTGGCGCATGCTCTTGGTCAGGCTGTGCACAATGATGGGCTCAAAGGCGTTGAGCTGGAGTTGCCCGCCTTCGGCCGCCATGGTGATGGTGACGTCGTTGCCAATGACCTCGTAGGCCACCTGGTTGACCACTTCCGGGATCACCGGGTTGATCTTGCCAGGCATGATGGAGGACCCTGCCTGCACGGCCGGCAGGGTGATTTCGCCAAAGCCTGCGCGCGGTCCTGAGGAGAGCAGCCGCAGATCGTTGCAAATCTTGGACAGCTTTACTGCCACACGCTTGAGGACGCCCGAGAGGTGCACGAAAGCGCCGACGTCGGACGTGGCTTCGATGAGGTCAATGGAGGTTGTCAGCGGAAGACCGGAGATTTCAGCCAGATGGCGGCACGCCAAGGCCGAGTAGCCCACGGGAGCGTTGAGCCCGGTACCAATGGCGGTGGCGCCGAGGTTGATCTCGTGCACCAGCAGCGTGGATTCGGCCAGGCGCGCCCGGTCCTCCCCCATGGTTACCGCATAGGTGTTGAATTCCTGTCCCAGCGTCATGGGCACGGCGTCTTGCAACTGTGTGCGGCCCATTTTCACAACGGTCCGGAATTCCACGGCCTTCGCCGCAAACGCGTCGCAAAGGTACTCCATGGCAACCACCAAAGACTTCGCACCAAAGATCGTCGCCACATTAACAGCTGTTGGGTACACGTCATTGGTGGACTGGCTCAGGTTGACGTGGTCGTTGGGGTGCAGGAACTGGTACTCGCCTTTTTGGTGGCCCAGGATTTCCAGGGCCCGGTTGGCGATGACCTCGTTCGCGTTCATGTTCGACGACGTCCCGGCACCACCCTGGATAACGTCCACCACAAACTGGTCATGCAGTTTCCCGGCAATAATTTCCTTGCAGGCGGCGATGATGGCTCCTGCGCGCAGATCATCCAACAAACCAAGCTCATGGTTGGCCTGGGCGGCTGCCTGCTTGACCATGGCCAAGCCGGTGACGAGGTGGGTGTTGCTGCTCAGCGTGGTTCCCGTAATGGGGAAGTTCTCTACAGCCCGCAGGGTGTGCACGCCCCAATAGGCGTCCACGGGGATGTCTCGATCGCCAATGAGATCGTGCTCACTGCGGGTCAGGACAGGATCGGATACCGGGTTGTTGGAAATGCTCTCAGACATGGTTCTCCTTGGTGGTGGCGCATCGTTGCGCGACAGGAATCTTGCTTGGAATTTTGTGGAAAATTAGCTGGTGGGTGGAAGTGCGCGCAGTTCGCCCACACGGAGGCCGCCACCGTAGACGGGCAGGTGGTTGAAGGGCGCCAAGAGCACCGGATCCACTCCCATGGCCAACAAGGCCGGGACTGCCGCGGGCATCCTGGCACGGTCGCCGCCGTCGGAAATCTTCAGCGCCAGCGCGGCACCATCGGCGAGGGCAATGACCTGAATACCCTCGAAACCGTCTTTGGCCAGCAGCCCGGGAACGGCATCCATCAGGGCTGTGACGTCGCGCCCTTCTCCGGCCACCATCACCGGGTGGGCACGCATGGCATCGGCCACCCGACGCTCGGGCGTGCCAGGCTCGGCGGTCACCATGCGGCTGAAGGCCCTGGCCATGCCTGTCAGTGACAGCCCAAAAACTTCGGTGCCGCAGCCGTCCGTGCTGGTCACGGTCAGTTCCTCACCGGTCAAATCGGCGACAACCTCGCGAACGAGTGTGGGCAGCGGGTGCTCTGGATGCAAATAGCTCTCCAAGGGCCAGCCATTCTTGACGCAGGTGGCCAACAACGCGGCGTGCTTGCCGGAGCAGTTCTGGGCCAGCTGGGTGCGTCCCTTGCCGGCGTTCAGCCAGGCCGTCTGTTCGGAGACACCGTAGGGCAAATCCGTGGAGTTGCGAAGATCCCCAGGCACCAGCCCCGCATCGGCGAGGATCTTGGCGGCTGTCTCCTGGTGCCGGTCCGAGCCGGAATGGCTGGCCGCGGCGAGGGCGAGCTGATCAGCAGGAAGGTCCAAGCCGGCGCGCAGCATGGCCACGGCCATGAGTGGTTTCAGCGCCGATCGGGGATACACGCGGGCACCGGGCTCTCCGCGCGAAACCAGGCTCCCGCCGTCGGCGGCGATGGCAGCAAGTGAACCGAAGTGGACGCTTTCCACCATGTCGCCGCGGGTTTGCACGGCGAGGGGTTCGTGGGCGGGAAATTGCTGGTTCGTCATGCTTTTTTTGCTCCCGTAATGATGCTGAGTGCGGCATCCACCGCGTTCAGGTGGACGGCCATGGCGCGGCCGGCCGCTTCGGTGTCACTGTTGGCGATTGCGTCAAAGATCAGCTTGTGTTCGGTGTTTGATGTGCTTGCGCGCCCGGTGATCAGGTTGATGGTTTCGGACTGCTTGGCCATGGCGTCGCGGATGTCATTGACCACGCGCTCGAAGACGTCGTTGCCGCTGGCTTTGGCGATGGCCGCGTGGAAGCTGGCATCCAGGTTGACCCAGATTTCAGGATCGTCTTCCTCGGCCATGAGTGCCAAGATGCCGCGCATCTGATCGAGTTCCTCGGCGGTGCGTCTGGTGGCGGCGAATTCGGCGGCGGGCACCTCAATATGAGGGCGGGACTCCATGAGACTTCGCGCCGAGTACTGGCCCAGGACCAGATTACTGGTGGCCCGGTTGGCAATGACAAAGGTTCCCTTGCCGGTGAGGGTTTCCGTCAGGCCAAGTGCCGTACAGGATCTCAACGCCTCGCGGATAACGGAGCGGCTGACACCGTATTGCTGGGCCAGCGTGGTTTCGGAGCTGAGTTTGCTGCCAAGGTGCAACTCACCGCTTTCAATGGCTGCGCGAATGGCCTTGAAGACGGC includes:
- a CDS encoding FMN reductase, which produces MMQRTVVVISAGLGVPSSTRMLADQLGAEVQSQLQAMGVTAVLDVIDLRNYATDIANNMVSGYAGPALAEVVKRVEAADAMIAVTPTFSASYSGLFKSFFDVLDPKFLDGMPVLFGATGGSSRHSLVLDMSIRPLFSYLRANTMPTAIYASPEDWGGAGSNTLERRISQGAGELAAVLAIGASAGSAKGSAQEGPQAVFVDHKEKRAQREMSEMTSLPFEELLAQTQRR
- a CDS encoding amino acid permease; this translates as MQHTEKTKTSDLVQDTPNAALTAEDAGLHKGLKSRQIQMIAIGGAIGTGLFMGAGGRLAGAGPALMFSYAVCGFFAFLILRALGELVIHRPSSGSFVSYAREFFGEKAAFVSGWLYWLNWAMTAIVDITAVALYMHFFSKYVPWIGSVPQWVWALGALLLVLGLNLVSVKVFGELEFWFALIKVVALVSFLLVGTYFVIFGTPVEGQQVGFSLITDNGGFFPNGLLPVVVVMQGVVFAYASIELIGTAAGETQNPEKVMPKAINTVIIRIAVFYVGSLVLLSLLLPYTAYKAGESPFVTFFGSIGVEGIDSIMNLVVLTAALSSLNAGLYSTGRILRSMALSGSAPKFTAKLNKSGVPYGGILLTAAVAFLGVILNAVVPAQAFEIVLNMAALGIIASWGMIVLCQLALFRLTQKGQAVRPAFRMIGAPYTGYLTLAFLLAVLVLMAFDSPVGTWTIGSVVVIIPALIIGWYLSRGRINEIAAARHTDTHGHPVKAHHTSTGE
- the aspA gene encoding aspartate ammonia-lyase; its protein translation is MSESISNNPVSDPVLTRSEHDLIGDRDIPVDAYWGVHTLRAVENFPITGTTLSSNTHLVTGLAMVKQAAAQANHELGLLDDLRAGAIIAACKEIIAGKLHDQFVVDVIQGGAGTSSNMNANEVIANRALEILGHQKGEYQFLHPNDHVNLSQSTNDVYPTAVNVATIFGAKSLVVAMEYLCDAFAAKAVEFRTVVKMGRTQLQDAVPMTLGQEFNTYAVTMGEDRARLAESTLLVHEINLGATAIGTGLNAPVGYSALACRHLAEISGLPLTTSIDLIEATSDVGAFVHLSGVLKRVAVKLSKICNDLRLLSSGPRAGFGEITLPAVQAGSSIMPGKINPVIPEVVNQVAYEVIGNDVTITMAAEGGQLQLNAFEPIIVHSLTKSMRHLEAACITLADKCIRGITAHEDKLRAQVEHSIGLVTALNPRLGYTTSTAIALEALATGRGVAELVLEHKLLTAEQLNELLRPEHLANLGD
- a CDS encoding asparaginase, whose product is MTNQQFPAHEPLAVQTRGDMVESVHFGSLAAIAADGGSLVSRGEPGARVYPRSALKPLMAVAMLRAGLDLPADQLALAAASHSGSDRHQETAAKILADAGLVPGDLRNSTDLPYGVSEQTAWLNAGKGRTQLAQNCSGKHAALLATCVKNGWPLESYLHPEHPLPTLVREVVADLTGEELTVTSTDGCGTEVFGLSLTGMARAFSRMVTAEPGTPERRVADAMRAHPVMVAGEGRDVTALMDAVPGLLAKDGFEGIQVIALADGAALALKISDGGDRARMPAAVPALLAMGVDPVLLAPFNHLPVYGGGLRVGELRALPPTS
- a CDS encoding FadR/GntR family transcriptional regulator; translation: MNLSDNWTAGQGPIVRVSAAEAVFKAIRAAIESGELHLGSKLSSETTLAQQYGVSRSVIREALRSCTALGLTETLTGKGTFVIANRATSNLVLGQYSARSLMESRPHIEVPAAEFAATRRTAEELDQMRGILALMAEEDDPEIWVNLDASFHAAIAKASGNDVFERVVNDIRDAMAKQSETINLITGRASTSNTEHKLIFDAIANSDTEAAGRAMAVHLNAVDAALSIITGAKKA